A DNA window from Streptomyces asoensis contains the following coding sequences:
- a CDS encoding AlkA N-terminal domain-containing protein, giving the protein MQNGMYTDRERCVRAVQSKDARFDGWFFTAVLTTGIYCRPSCPVVPPKPRNMVFHPSSAACQQAGFRACKRCRPDSTPGSPEWNQRADLVARAMRLIADGVVDREGVPGLAARLGYSTRQIERQLLAELGAGPLALARAQRAQTARLLIETTGLPMAQAAFASGFASIRTFNDTVREVFALSPSELRARVPHRAARAPAATPGTLTLRLPFRAPLHPDNLFGHLAATGVPGVEEWRDGAFRRTLRLPFGHGIVALTPHPDHIGCRLTLSDLRDLTVAISRCRRMLDLDADPVAVDDRLRTDPLLAPLVDKAPGRRVPRTVDEAEFAVRAVLGQQVSTAAARTHAARLVTAHGTPVDDPEGGLTHLFPTAGALAAVDPATLAMPRTRRTTFTTLVGQLADGRLRLGVESDWPQTRARLLALPGLGPWTVDVIAMRALGDPDAFLPTDLGVRRAAQGLGLPSTPAALTARAAGWRPWRAYAVQYLWATDSHPINFLPV; this is encoded by the coding sequence ATGCAGAACGGGATGTACACCGATCGCGAGCGCTGTGTGCGCGCCGTGCAGTCGAAGGACGCGCGGTTCGACGGCTGGTTCTTCACCGCGGTCCTGACCACCGGCATCTACTGCCGGCCGAGCTGCCCGGTGGTGCCGCCCAAGCCGCGCAACATGGTCTTCCACCCGAGTTCGGCCGCCTGTCAGCAGGCGGGCTTTCGCGCCTGCAAGCGCTGCCGGCCCGACTCCACCCCGGGCTCGCCCGAGTGGAACCAGCGCGCCGACCTGGTCGCCCGCGCCATGCGGCTGATCGCCGACGGCGTCGTCGACCGCGAGGGAGTGCCCGGCCTCGCGGCCCGGCTCGGCTACAGCACCCGGCAGATCGAGCGCCAGCTGCTCGCCGAACTCGGCGCGGGCCCTCTGGCGCTGGCCCGCGCCCAGCGCGCCCAGACCGCGCGCCTGCTCATCGAGACGACCGGACTCCCCATGGCGCAGGCGGCGTTCGCGTCCGGCTTCGCCTCCATCCGCACCTTCAACGACACCGTGCGCGAGGTCTTCGCGCTCTCCCCGAGCGAACTGCGCGCCCGGGTGCCGCACCGGGCCGCCCGCGCCCCGGCGGCGACGCCCGGCACGCTGACCCTGCGCCTGCCCTTCCGTGCCCCGCTCCATCCCGACAACCTCTTCGGGCACCTGGCCGCGACCGGGGTCCCGGGGGTCGAGGAGTGGCGCGACGGCGCGTTCCGGCGCACGCTCAGGCTGCCGTTCGGGCACGGCATCGTCGCGCTCACCCCGCACCCCGACCACATCGGCTGCCGCCTCACCCTGAGCGACCTGCGGGACCTCACCGTCGCGATCAGCCGCTGCCGGCGCATGCTCGACCTGGACGCCGACCCGGTCGCCGTCGACGACCGGCTGCGCACGGACCCGCTGCTCGCCCCCCTGGTCGACAAGGCGCCGGGGCGCCGCGTCCCCCGCACGGTCGACGAGGCGGAGTTCGCCGTGCGCGCCGTGCTGGGGCAGCAGGTGTCCACGGCGGCCGCCCGCACCCACGCGGCGCGTCTGGTGACCGCGCACGGCACGCCGGTCGACGACCCGGAGGGCGGCCTCACCCACCTGTTCCCGACCGCCGGGGCGCTCGCCGCGGTCGATCCCGCGACGCTGGCGATGCCCCGCACCAGGCGGACCACGTTCACCACCCTCGTGGGGCAGCTCGCCGACGGCCGGCTGCGCCTGGGAGTGGAGAGCGACTGGCCGCAGACCCGCGCCCGGCTGCTCGCGCTGCCCGGCTTGGGACCGTGGACGGTCGACGTCATCGCGATGCGTGCCCTGGGCGACCCGGACGCCTTCCTGCCCACCGACCTCGGGGTCCGGCGTGCCGCCCAGGGGCTCGGCCTGCCCTCCACCCCGGCGGCGCTCACCGCCCGCGCCGCGGGCTGGCGCCCCTGGCGGGCGTACGCCGTCCAGTACCTGTGGGCGACCGACAGCCACCCGATCAACTTCCTGCCCGTGTGA